From the Anolis sagrei isolate rAnoSag1 chromosome 12, rAnoSag1.mat, whole genome shotgun sequence genome, one window contains:
- the LOC132764499 gene encoding putative small proline-rich protein 5, which produces MSSESFQCVQPCKAPPQCKKAPPQECCPPPQKCCPPPQECCPPPQKCCPPSPQKCCPPPPQECCPPPQKCCPPPQQCCPPPQQCCPPPQKCCPPPQECCPPPQKCCPPPQECCPPPQKCCPPPPQECCPPPQKCCPPPQQCCIPQCPPPQKCCPPQNPKGF; this is translated from the coding sequence ATGTCTTCCGAAAGCTTCCAGTGCGTACAACCTTGCAAGGCACCTCCCCAGTGCAAGAAAGCTCCCCCTCAAGAGTGCTGTCCACCTCCCCAGAAGTGCTGTCCACCTCCACAGGAGTGCTGTCCACCACCTCAGAAGTgctgtcctccttctcctcagaagtgctgtcctcctcctcctcaggagtGTTGCCCACCTCCTCAGAAATGCTGTCCTCCTCCTCAGCAATGTTGCCCACCTCCTCAGCAATGTTGTCCACCTCCCCAGAAGTGCTGTCCACCTCCACAGGAGTGTTGTCCACCTCCTCAGAAGTGCTGTCCACCTCCACAGGAGTGTTGCCCACCTCCTCAGAAGtgctgtcctcctcctcctcaggagtGTTGCCCACCTCCTCAGAAGTGCTGCCCACCCCCTCAGCAATGCTGTATACCCCAATGccctcctcctcaaaagtgcTGTCCACCTCAGAATCCCAAAGGCTTCTGA